One Candidatus Nanopelagicales bacterium DNA window includes the following coding sequences:
- the ybeY gene encoding rRNA maturation RNase YbeY yields the protein MTLTLENETDYIVDLQTLEQQARFLIGALRLHPEVELSITMIDTDEMESLHVEWMDEPGATDILSFPMDELRPADEPVEGVLGDIVICPAFVESEVQSHGMALPERIEFLLVHGMLHLIGYDHATQEEYDAMFAFQDELLAQWKSVNQGSERG from the coding sequence ATGACCCTCACGCTTGAAAACGAGACCGACTACATCGTTGATCTCCAAACCCTTGAACAGCAGGCACGATTCCTCATCGGTGCTCTTCGACTTCATCCAGAAGTTGAGTTATCGATCACCATGATCGATACAGATGAAATGGAATCCCTCCATGTCGAGTGGATGGACGAGCCTGGTGCCACTGACATTTTGTCGTTCCCTATGGATGAACTGCGTCCAGCTGATGAGCCAGTTGAAGGTGTGCTTGGCGACATCGTGATCTGCCCAGCATTCGTTGAGTCTGAAGTGCAATCCCATGGAATGGCCTTGCCTGAGCGCATTGAATTTCTCCTTGTGCACGGAATGTTGCACCTGATCGGTTATGACCATGCCACCCAAGAGGAATACGACGCTATGTTTGCTTTTCAAGACGAACTTTTAGCGCAATGGAAATCAGTGAATCAGGGGAGCGAACGTGGCTAG
- a CDS encoding hemolysin family protein: protein MASAWLIALAVVLVVCAGFLVSMETAIGRVSRSRIEEIRKEKPKAADRLLRLLEDRARYVNVLLFLSTVATVGATVIASYVCVDTLALGHGWSVGGALLTALVIMVVVSYVALGVAPRTLGRQHADRIALRSAGLIRGLATILGPITTLLIVLGNALTPGKGYREGPFASQAELRELVDLAEADDLIEDDERQMIHSVFELGDTFAREVMVPRTEMVVIERSKTLRQGLSLGLRSGFSRIPVIGENADDIVGVIYLKDLVRRVFDHREAEDGERVESLMRSVFFVPDSKAVDELLKDMQAARVHLAIAVDEYGGTAGLVTIEDILEEIVGEIADEYDTEMPEVTELDSGSYRISSRMHVDDVAELLSIEIDADEEGIDTVLGLMAKRLGRVAISGSSITEAGYTFTAETSGGRRNRVSSIRVDPVVVEESDEA, encoded by the coding sequence GTGGCTAGTGCCTGGTTAATCGCTTTGGCGGTAGTGCTGGTGGTGTGTGCCGGTTTCTTAGTCAGCATGGAAACTGCGATTGGCCGCGTTTCGCGCTCCCGCATTGAAGAAATTCGCAAAGAAAAGCCGAAGGCGGCCGATCGACTCCTGCGTTTACTTGAAGACCGTGCTCGCTATGTGAACGTGCTGCTCTTCCTTTCCACTGTTGCGACAGTGGGAGCAACCGTTATCGCAAGTTACGTATGCGTTGACACCCTCGCTCTTGGGCACGGCTGGTCTGTTGGTGGCGCACTCCTTACTGCTCTGGTGATCATGGTGGTGGTTTCGTATGTAGCGCTGGGAGTGGCTCCGCGCACGCTCGGTCGACAACATGCTGATCGCATTGCCTTACGTTCTGCCGGACTCATTCGCGGGCTTGCCACAATTTTGGGGCCAATTACGACTTTGCTGATTGTTTTAGGTAATGCGCTCACCCCAGGCAAGGGATACCGAGAGGGTCCCTTCGCTTCGCAAGCCGAGCTGCGCGAGCTTGTTGACCTTGCTGAAGCCGATGACCTCATCGAAGACGATGAACGTCAAATGATTCATTCAGTGTTCGAGTTGGGTGACACTTTTGCTCGTGAAGTCATGGTGCCGCGCACTGAAATGGTCGTGATCGAGAGATCCAAAACCTTGCGGCAAGGTCTCTCGCTGGGTTTGCGTTCTGGTTTCAGCCGAATTCCGGTGATCGGCGAAAATGCAGATGACATTGTTGGTGTGATCTACCTGAAGGATCTCGTTCGCCGGGTATTTGATCATCGCGAGGCTGAAGATGGCGAACGAGTTGAATCACTCATGCGCTCGGTGTTCTTTGTTCCGGACAGCAAGGCTGTTGATGAACTCCTCAAAGACATGCAAGCAGCGCGTGTTCACCTGGCGATTGCTGTTGATGAATATGGCGGCACTGCTGGTTTGGTAACCATTGAAGACATTCTGGAAGAAATTGTCGGAGAAATCGCTGACGAGTACGACACCGAAATGCCTGAAGTCACTGAACTGGATAGCGGTAGTTACCGGATCAGTTCACGCATGCATGTTGACGATGTTGCGGAGTTGTTGTCAATCGAAATTGATGCAGACGAAGAAGGAATCGACACAGTTCTTGGCTTAATGGCCAAGCGTCTAGGGCGAGTTGCAATTTCTGGTTCCTCAATTACTGAAGCTGGCTACACGTTCACCGCTGAAACCTCAGGTGGTCGACGAAATCGCGTGAGCTCAATTCGGGTTGACCCGGTGGTGGTCGAAGAGAGTGACGAAGCGTGA
- the era gene encoding GTPase Era codes for MEHHSGFVSIVGRPNVGKSTLTNRIIGQKIAIMSSRPQTTRRIIRGILTTEDAQLILVDTPGLHRPRTLLGERLNDQVRETWATVDAIGLCLPADEQIGPGDRFIAGQIVELGNKPIVVIVTKADKVNREALAERLLDAQLLGEQLGVSWASIIPVSSNNGENIDELVAVFTKLLPVGPDLYIDGEVTDEPLEIMIAELIREAALEGVEDELPHSIAVTIEEMSEREDRPADKPMMDIHANLFVERDSQKGIIIGKGGSRLKHVGAKSRQGIEHLVGMPVYLNIRVKVAKDWQKNPKQLRKLGF; via the coding sequence ATGGAGCATCACAGTGGGTTTGTTTCGATCGTTGGCCGCCCAAACGTAGGCAAGTCAACGCTGACCAACCGCATCATTGGTCAAAAGATCGCGATCATGTCTTCGCGGCCGCAAACCACGCGTCGCATCATTCGAGGCATTCTCACTACTGAAGATGCGCAATTGATTTTGGTTGATACACCGGGCTTACATCGCCCGCGCACGCTTTTGGGCGAGCGCCTCAATGATCAGGTTCGCGAAACTTGGGCAACAGTTGATGCAATTGGTTTGTGCTTGCCAGCTGACGAACAGATTGGGCCGGGCGATCGATTCATTGCTGGCCAGATCGTGGAGCTTGGTAACAAGCCAATCGTGGTGATCGTGACCAAGGCGGACAAGGTCAATCGTGAAGCTTTGGCGGAGCGTTTATTGGATGCGCAACTCTTGGGTGAACAGCTCGGGGTTTCCTGGGCTTCGATTATTCCGGTGTCGTCAAATAATGGTGAAAACATTGACGAACTAGTGGCAGTTTTCACCAAACTGTTGCCGGTTGGGCCAGATCTTTATATCGACGGTGAAGTCACTGATGAGCCGCTAGAAATCATGATTGCCGAGCTCATTCGTGAAGCAGCACTTGAAGGTGTGGAAGACGAATTGCCACACTCCATTGCTGTCACGATTGAGGAAATGAGTGAGCGCGAAGATCGCCCGGCGGATAAACCAATGATGGATATTCACGCGAATCTCTTCGTTGAGCGCGATAGTCAAAAGGGCATCATCATCGGTAAGGGTGGATCTCGTTTGAAGCATGTTGGTGCGAAGTCGCGACAAGGCATTGAGCATTTAGTAGGCATGCCCGTGTATCTCAATATTCGGGTGAAGGTGGCTAAGGATTGGCAAAAGAATCCAAAGCAGCTGCGAAAGCTTGGGTTCTAA
- the recO gene encoding DNA repair protein RecO, translated as MPLYRDEAIVLRTQKLGEADRIVTLLTRNNGRVRAVARGVRKTSSRIGARLEPFSHVDVQFYEGRNLDNISQVEIIDPHGAHLTSDYGRWTTANAMVETAERLTPVEREPSVQQYVLLLSGLRSLVSGEHDAPLILDAYLLRSLSIAGWSPSFDECARCGTAGPHRAFSVTGGGMVCSECRPPGSATPSIAAVALLAALLSGDWSVADSSEVRERREASGLVAAFLQWHLERGLRSLPLVDRDDRKLGS; from the coding sequence GTGCCGCTTTATCGTGACGAAGCCATCGTGCTGCGCACCCAAAAACTGGGTGAAGCCGATCGCATTGTCACGCTCTTAACCAGAAACAACGGTCGAGTCCGCGCAGTTGCGCGAGGAGTGCGTAAAACTTCAAGTCGAATTGGTGCTCGCCTTGAACCCTTTAGTCATGTTGACGTGCAGTTCTATGAAGGTCGCAACCTCGACAATATTTCGCAGGTAGAAATCATCGATCCGCATGGAGCGCATCTCACCAGCGATTACGGGCGATGGACCACGGCCAATGCGATGGTGGAAACAGCAGAGCGCTTAACTCCTGTCGAACGAGAGCCGTCGGTGCAGCAATACGTGCTCTTGCTTTCAGGACTGCGATCCCTTGTTTCCGGTGAACACGATGCACCATTGATCTTGGATGCCTACCTCCTTCGCTCGCTCTCAATTGCCGGTTGGTCACCATCCTTTGACGAATGCGCACGTTGTGGAACCGCTGGGCCGCATCGAGCCTTTTCGGTCACCGGCGGCGGCATGGTGTGTAGTGAGTGTCGCCCGCCAGGCTCGGCTACCCCTTCCATTGCTGCCGTGGCTCTTCTTGCTGCATTGCTGAGTGGAGACTGGTCCGTTGCTGATTCCAGCGAAGTGAGAGAACGTCGCGAAGCCAGCGGACTTGTGGCAGCCTTCCTGCAGTGGCACCTTGAGCGTGGCTTGAGATCATTGCCCCTTGTTGACCGTGACGATCGAAAGCTTGGTTCATGA
- a CDS encoding isoprenyl transferase — protein MKKQLRLPPEHPTGVKPPKLQSELIPKHVAIVMDGNGRWAKERGLPRTAGHEQGEAALLDCVHGALELGIGHISAYAFSTENWKRSPEEVRFLMGFNRDVIRRRRDEMNEMGVRIRWAGRRPKLWASVIKELEEAEALTAKNKKLTLTMCVNYGGRAEIADAAAAMARDVKSGKLNPEKIDERMFHRYLDEPDMPDVDLFVRSSGEQRTSNFLLWQSAYAELVFLDTLWPDFDRRHLWHACEVFASRDRRYGGAVPNHLPPK, from the coding sequence ATGAAGAAGCAGTTACGCCTGCCACCTGAGCATCCAACGGGTGTGAAGCCACCGAAGTTGCAGTCAGAGTTAATTCCTAAGCACGTAGCGATTGTCATGGACGGCAATGGTCGTTGGGCTAAGGAGCGCGGATTGCCGCGCACGGCTGGGCACGAACAAGGTGAAGCAGCGCTTCTTGATTGTGTGCATGGTGCTTTGGAACTTGGCATTGGTCATATTTCTGCCTATGCCTTCTCAACTGAGAATTGGAAGCGATCACCTGAAGAGGTGCGTTTCCTGATGGGCTTCAACCGTGATGTGATTCGCCGCCGTCGCGATGAAATGAATGAGATGGGCGTGCGTATTCGTTGGGCTGGGCGCCGGCCGAAACTGTGGGCCAGTGTGATCAAGGAACTTGAAGAAGCTGAAGCACTCACAGCAAAGAACAAGAAGTTGACGTTGACCATGTGTGTGAATTACGGCGGCCGTGCTGAAATAGCCGATGCTGCAGCCGCAATGGCGCGCGATGTGAAGTCAGGAAAACTCAATCCGGAAAAAATCGACGAGCGAATGTTTCATCGCTATCTAGATGAGCCGGATATGCCAGATGTTGATCTCTTCGTGAGATCTTCGGGTGAGCAACGCACCAGTAATTTCCTGTTGTGGCAATCTGCGTATGCAGAACTGGTATTCCTTGACACCCTGTGGCCTGATTTTGATCGGCGCCACCTGTGGCATGCGTGTGAAGTGTTTGCTTCACGTGACCGTCGTTATGGCGGTGCAGTGCCAAATCACCTGCCGCCGAAGTAA
- a CDS encoding transcriptional repressor, translating into MSVPQRQTKQRTAVAELLTDLDDFRSAQQIHDELRGRGESIGLTTVYRALQSLADAGEVDSITSDDGEAVYRKCSNVHHHHLVCRQCGKTVEITGPTVERWADEVASTHGFTEVSHTMELFGLCAQCSR; encoded by the coding sequence ATGAGTGTCCCGCAGCGTCAAACCAAGCAACGCACGGCAGTTGCCGAACTCCTCACTGACCTTGATGACTTTCGATCTGCTCAACAAATTCACGATGAGTTACGAGGGCGCGGCGAATCTATTGGCTTAACCACCGTGTATCGCGCCTTGCAATCACTGGCCGATGCCGGTGAGGTTGATTCCATCACGAGCGATGATGGCGAGGCGGTGTATCGCAAATGCAGCAACGTGCATCACCACCATTTAGTGTGCCGTCAATGTGGCAAAACCGTTGAAATTACCGGACCAACAGTTGAGCGTTGGGCTGACGAAGTGGCATCTACCCATGGATTTACTGAAGTAAGCCACACTATGGAACTCTTTGGGCTCTGCGCCCAATGCTCGCGCTAG
- a CDS encoding metal ABC transporter permease, with amino-acid sequence MISFLEYDFMQRALIAAALVGLIAPLIGVFLVQRRLALLGDGMGHVALMGVGLAFLLGTAPVPTAMVTAALGAFLIEFIRNRSRTAGDVALALLFYGGIAGGVLFASLAPGKASSSLNSYLFGSLSTVAASDIWALIALAVTVLVILAIFGRELFAVSLDPDIAQVQGIKVRVMSTLMAVLAAIVVVVGMRVVGLLLVSAIMIVPVAAAQQLTRSFRSTAVIAVVIGLIASIAGLAGSFYIEVPPGPAIVILALACFAVLALIAVPIRRRRKELA; translated from the coding sequence ATGATTTCATTTCTCGAATATGACTTTATGCAGCGCGCGCTCATTGCAGCCGCACTCGTTGGCCTAATTGCGCCACTCATTGGCGTGTTTCTCGTGCAGCGTCGCTTGGCACTCCTTGGTGACGGCATGGGCCACGTCGCACTCATGGGCGTTGGCTTAGCGTTCTTGCTTGGCACTGCACCTGTCCCCACTGCAATGGTCACCGCAGCCCTTGGCGCCTTTCTCATTGAGTTCATTCGCAACCGCAGCCGCACTGCCGGAGACGTTGCACTCGCTCTGCTTTTCTACGGTGGTATCGCCGGCGGCGTGTTGTTCGCGAGCCTTGCTCCAGGTAAAGCATCTTCGTCACTGAACTCCTATCTCTTCGGCTCCCTTTCAACGGTTGCAGCCAGCGACATCTGGGCGTTGATTGCACTTGCTGTGACAGTCCTTGTGATTTTGGCAATCTTTGGTCGCGAACTTTTCGCGGTGAGCCTTGATCCAGATATTGCGCAAGTGCAAGGCATCAAGGTTCGCGTGATGAGCACACTCATGGCTGTGCTTGCTGCAATCGTCGTGGTTGTTGGTATGCGCGTTGTTGGCTTACTGCTCGTCAGCGCAATCATGATCGTTCCGGTTGCAGCAGCACAGCAACTGACTCGATCATTTCGATCAACTGCCGTGATCGCAGTGGTCATCGGCTTGATTGCCAGCATCGCCGGCCTTGCTGGCTCTTTCTACATTGAAGTGCCACCAGGCCCAGCAATCGTGATCTTGGCCCTTGCCTGCTTCGCAGTGTTGGCACTCATTGCTGTTCCTATTCGTCGACGCCGTAAGGAATTGGCATGA
- a CDS encoding metal ABC transporter ATP-binding protein, giving the protein MNQPIISIERLCVEFDGEHVLEDVTLDFHAGEFIALLGPNGSGKTTLVRTILGLQQIDHGKVSLFGIPVRRFKDWQRLALVPQRLPGASSIPVSVWETVMSGNIRPRNRWRPFSRTEKQAATDALTAVDLLSRRHDRLDTLSGGQQRRVLVARALATNADVLVMDEPTAGLDKANVAALIAILAALKAAGKTIIIVTHECDDIEHLVTRAIVLGASKHHSVGYDGPPPVPNAFAHDHHHHHDAIIDQAPPVVGMQP; this is encoded by the coding sequence ATGAATCAACCCATCATTTCCATTGAGCGCCTCTGCGTTGAATTCGACGGTGAGCACGTCCTTGAAGATGTCACCCTTGATTTCCATGCGGGCGAATTCATTGCATTGCTTGGCCCCAACGGCAGTGGCAAAACCACCTTGGTGCGCACCATCTTGGGCCTACAGCAGATCGATCACGGCAAAGTTTCACTGTTCGGAATCCCGGTGCGCCGCTTCAAAGACTGGCAACGCCTTGCGTTAGTTCCACAGCGCCTGCCAGGGGCCAGCAGCATTCCGGTTTCCGTTTGGGAAACCGTGATGAGCGGCAACATTCGCCCACGTAATCGCTGGCGCCCATTTTCACGAACTGAAAAGCAGGCGGCTACTGATGCACTCACCGCGGTCGACCTTCTCAGTCGTCGACACGATCGACTCGACACACTTTCTGGTGGTCAACAACGTCGCGTACTTGTCGCACGAGCTTTGGCGACAAACGCCGATGTGTTAGTGATGGATGAACCAACGGCAGGCTTGGACAAAGCAAACGTCGCAGCACTTATTGCGATACTTGCTGCACTCAAAGCTGCAGGGAAAACCATCATCATCGTGACCCATGAATGTGATGACATCGAACACCTGGTGACCCGCGCAATCGTGTTAGGTGCCAGCAAGCATCACTCTGTTGGTTACGACGGCCCTCCCCCAGTGCCAAATGCATTCGCGCACGATCATCACCATCATCACGATGCGATCATTGATCAAGCACCGCCAGTGGTGGGAATGCAGCCATGA